In Plasmodium cynomolgi strain B DNA, chromosome 6, whole genome shotgun sequence, the sequence AGGAAGAAATACAACAAAGTGTATAGCAATAAGTCCTCTACAAATAGGTGTATATAACGAAAACAAGCTGCAATTCCCGCTGCTCCTTTCTgcgcgccatttttttttttttttttttcttttttcttcacgtgGAAAATAGTTAAACCTTATTTTTCCTACAATCAAGAATGCACACCTTTTTACattctttttgttccctgTAGCTTCCCAAGCTTCCTCTctctgttcctttttttttNNNNNNNNNNNNNNNNNNNNNNNNNNNNNNNNNNNNNNNNNNNNNNNNNNNNNNNNNNNNNNNNNNNNNNNNNNNNNNNNNNNNNNNNNNNNNNNNNNNNNNNNNNNNNNNNNNNNNNNNNNNNNNNNNNNNNNNNNNNNNNNNNNNNNNNNNNNNNNNNNNNNNNNNNNNNNNNNNNNNNNNNNNNNNNNNNNNNNNNNNNNNNNNNNNNNNNNNNNNNCACTCCTGCCAGACGTACATAGCAATTATCTAGTGATGGATGTCCAATCCCTTGACAAGAGGTTACACGGATGTTCCCCTCCCTCCccagtgtgtgtgtgtgtgtctgCCTATCTGTCTGCTTGTCCCTGTCTGTGTGTACTCCTCCGAAATGGAGTTCGaatctttttccccccctaaCGTTGCACAGTTCGGGCATGTGCGTTTGCTAACCAAATCGCCTGACCCGTTCATACAATTCCGCTCAGCTGCAAAGGCGACATGGAACACTTGGACACTAAGAAGAGGATAATGGTTACTCGACAGGCGCGCTCAGAGTCGTCTggcatggaaaaaagaaaaaaaagaaagaaaaaaggcaggaacgaacgaacgaacgaacgaacgaacgagcGAACGAGGGAGAGGGGGCAATGCCTTTATTCCCTGCAGTCCCAGCATAATCAACAAACGTCAGCCATTGCAAACCttttttcatcctcctccttccccccaCCTTTCTTCGTTCAACTGTACACATGTAGAGCATGCTCATTGTGAGTAACTACTACTACATCCTGAGCAGTGCGAAGATCTATATGAAGCATTTTAAACGACTGAAGTGTTacaaaacaataaaaaaaattgggaataaAGGACCTCAACATTCCACTAAAGAAATAAACTTTCGCGTTTTATCCAGAATTGCTAATCGTTCGACATATAGCGACCTTTtgcaagaaataaaaaaaaaaaatatatcgcTCATTTGAAGGACACAGataaggaaaaggaaacataTGCCGATCGAACAAGTGCAGGTGACCCTATTCACCATTACCTACTCGATGCATTTGAAGCAAATTATACAGCCATCTTAGGTTC encodes:
- a CDS encoding hypothetical protein (putative): MLIVSNYYYILSSAKIYMKHFKRLKCYKTIKKIGNKGPQHSTKEINFRRPFARNKKKKYIAHLKDTDKEKETYADRTSAGDPIHHYLLDAFEANYTAILGSLSWANLNSLERELHDFYSIQKESLISSHHKVFSRTLNNYIDLFFK